Proteins encoded together in one Sphingomonas radiodurans window:
- a CDS encoding type II toxin-antitoxin system VapC family toxin, whose amino-acid sequence MKVAFDTNILVRLFVADDALQLEAARGVLRDAETIAVPIVALCEAVWVMRKAYKLPFAEVADHLDLFLADERVRYDRTLAAGGIALLRAGGDFADAVIAADGRRLGADRLVTFDQQAARLLEQTGELVLLLDAAAPNR is encoded by the coding sequence GTGAAGGTCGCCTTCGACACGAACATCCTCGTCCGTCTGTTCGTTGCGGACGATGCGCTACAGTTAGAGGCCGCCCGTGGGGTACTTCGCGACGCCGAGACGATCGCGGTTCCGATCGTCGCCCTATGCGAAGCCGTCTGGGTGATGCGAAAAGCCTATAAATTGCCGTTCGCCGAGGTCGCCGATCACCTCGATCTATTCCTCGCCGACGAACGTGTCCGCTACGACCGCACCCTGGCCGCCGGCGGCATCGCGCTGCTGCGTGCCGGCGGCGACTTCGCGGACGCCGTCATCGCCGCCGACGGCCGCCGCCTCGGCGCTGACCGCCTCGTCACCTTCGATCAACAGGCCGCTCGCCTGCTCGAACAGACCGGCGAACTCGTCCTCCTCCTCGACGCGGCCGCTCCGAACCGGTAA
- a CDS encoding isovaleryl-CoA dehydrogenase — MTPTLDFALGETADMIRDTTRRFADDKIAPLAAKIDADDWFPRDELWRPMGELGLHGITVDEESGGLGLGYLEHVIACEEVSRASASIGLSYGAHSNLCVNQISRWASPEQKAKYLPKLISGEHVGSLAMSEASAGSDVVSMKLKAEPVQGGYVLNGTKFWITNAAYADTLVVYAKTGEGSRGITTFLIEKDMPGFAIGQKIDKMGMRGSPTAELVFTDCEVPDENVMGPVNGGVGVLMSGLDYERTVLAGIQLGVMQACLDVVIPYLRERQQFGKPIGAFQLMQAKVADMYVALNSARAYVYAVARACDTGKTTRFDAAGAILLASENAFKVAGEAVQALGGAGYTKDWPVERFLRDAKLLDIGAGTNEIRRMLIGRELIGAAS; from the coding sequence TTGACCCCCACGCTCGATTTCGCGCTCGGCGAAACCGCGGACATGATCCGCGACACCACCCGCCGCTTCGCCGATGACAAGATCGCGCCGCTCGCCGCGAAGATCGACGCCGACGATTGGTTCCCGCGCGACGAGCTCTGGCGCCCGATGGGCGAGCTCGGCCTCCACGGCATCACCGTCGACGAGGAAAGCGGCGGCCTCGGGCTCGGCTATCTCGAACACGTCATCGCGTGCGAGGAAGTCAGCCGCGCATCCGCCTCGATCGGCCTCAGCTACGGCGCGCATTCGAACCTGTGCGTCAATCAGATCAGCCGCTGGGCGTCCCCTGAGCAAAAGGCCAAATACCTCCCCAAACTGATCAGCGGCGAACACGTCGGCAGCCTCGCCATGTCCGAGGCCTCCGCCGGCAGCGACGTCGTCTCGATGAAGCTCAAGGCCGAACCGGTGCAAGGCGGCTACGTGCTCAACGGCACCAAATTCTGGATCACCAACGCCGCCTACGCCGACACGCTCGTCGTCTACGCGAAGACCGGCGAAGGCTCGCGCGGCATCACCACCTTCCTGATCGAGAAGGACATGCCCGGCTTCGCGATCGGCCAGAAGATCGACAAGATGGGCATGCGCGGCTCGCCCACCGCCGAGCTCGTCTTCACCGATTGCGAGGTGCCCGACGAGAACGTCATGGGGCCGGTCAACGGCGGCGTCGGCGTGCTGATGAGCGGGCTAGATTACGAGCGCACGGTATTGGCCGGCATTCAGCTCGGCGTGATGCAGGCCTGCCTCGACGTCGTGATCCCCTACCTTCGCGAACGCCAGCAATTCGGCAAGCCGATCGGCGCCTTCCAGCTGATGCAGGCCAAGGTCGCCGACATGTACGTCGCGCTCAATAGCGCGCGCGCTTATGTCTACGCCGTCGCCCGCGCCTGCGACACCGGCAAGACGACGCGCTTCGACGCCGCCGGCGCGATCCTGCTCGCCAGCGAAAACGCCTTTAAGGTCGCCGGCGAGGCGGTCCAGGCACTCGGCGGCGCCGGCTATACCAAGGACTGGCCAGTCGAACGCTTCCTACGCGACGCCAAGCTGCTCGACATCGGCGCGGGCACCAACGAAATCCGCCGCATGCTGATCGGCCGCGAACTGATCGGCGCAGCCTCGTGA
- a CDS encoding carboxyl transferase domain-containing protein encodes MTAPTLTTALSPESESFRTNATHNRALAEQLRADVAQAALGGNAKSRERHTARGKLLPRDRVERLLDPGSPLLEIGQLAANNLYDDDIPGAGLITAIGRVSGRQCMIVCNDATVKGGTYYPLTVKKHLRAQEIAEANRLPCIYLVDSGGANLPHQAEVFPDREHFGRIFFNQANMSAKGIPQIACVMGSCTAGGAYVPAMSDETVIVREQGTIFLAGPPLVQAATGEIITAEDLGGGDLHARKSGVVDHLAENDEHALTIVRDIVSTLAPEHTPDVNLRAPRAPKFAQEDLYGIVPQDVRAPYDVHEVIARLVDGSEFHEFKALYGSSLVCGFAHIHGAPVAILANNGVLFSESAVKGAHFIELACQRRVPLLFLQNISGFMVGGKYEAEGIAKHGAKLVTAVATASVPKITVLIGGSFGAGNYGMCGRAYSPRFLFTWPNSRISVMGGEQAASVLATVHRDASNWSAEEAEAFKAPIRQKYEDEGNPYYAAARLWDDGVIDPAQTRDVLGLALAACLNAPIPETPKFGVFRM; translated from the coding sequence ATGACCGCCCCCACGCTCACCACCGCCCTCTCCCCCGAGAGCGAATCCTTCCGCACCAACGCCACCCACAACCGCGCCCTCGCCGAGCAACTCCGTGCCGACGTCGCGCAGGCAGCATTAGGCGGCAACGCCAAATCCCGCGAGCGCCATACCGCCCGCGGCAAGCTCCTCCCCCGCGACCGCGTCGAACGCCTGCTCGATCCCGGTTCGCCGCTGCTCGAGATCGGCCAGCTCGCCGCCAACAACCTCTACGACGATGACATCCCCGGCGCCGGCCTCATCACTGCGATCGGCCGCGTCTCGGGCCGCCAGTGCATGATCGTCTGCAACGACGCGACCGTTAAGGGCGGCACCTATTACCCCCTCACCGTCAAGAAGCACCTGCGCGCGCAGGAAATCGCCGAGGCCAACCGCCTCCCCTGCATCTACCTCGTCGACTCGGGCGGCGCGAACCTGCCCCACCAGGCGGAAGTATTCCCCGACCGCGAACATTTCGGTCGAATCTTCTTCAACCAGGCCAACATGAGCGCGAAGGGCATCCCCCAGATCGCCTGCGTCATGGGCAGTTGCACCGCCGGCGGCGCGTACGTCCCCGCGATGTCCGACGAGACGGTGATCGTCCGCGAACAAGGCACGATCTTCCTCGCCGGCCCGCCGCTCGTACAAGCCGCCACCGGCGAGATCATCACCGCGGAGGATCTCGGCGGCGGCGACCTCCACGCGCGCAAATCGGGCGTCGTCGATCACCTCGCCGAGAACGACGAACACGCCCTCACGATCGTCCGCGACATCGTCTCGACACTGGCGCCCGAACACACGCCAGACGTGAACTTGCGCGCCCCCCGCGCCCCCAAGTTCGCGCAGGAAGACCTCTACGGCATCGTGCCCCAGGACGTCCGCGCCCCATACGACGTCCACGAAGTCATCGCGCGGCTGGTCGACGGCAGCGAGTTCCACGAATTCAAGGCGCTCTACGGCAGCAGCCTCGTCTGCGGCTTCGCGCACATCCACGGGGCACCGGTCGCGATCCTCGCCAACAACGGCGTCCTGTTCTCCGAAAGCGCCGTCAAGGGCGCGCATTTCATCGAACTCGCCTGCCAACGTCGCGTGCCGTTGCTGTTCCTCCAGAACATCTCGGGCTTCATGGTCGGCGGCAAATACGAGGCCGAAGGCATCGCCAAGCACGGCGCGAAGCTCGTCACCGCCGTCGCCACCGCGAGCGTGCCGAAGATCACCGTGCTGATCGGCGGCAGCTTCGGCGCCGGCAACTACGGCATGTGCGGCCGCGCCTATTCCCCCCGCTTCCTGTTCACCTGGCCCAACAGCCGCATCAGCGTGATGGGCGGCGAACAGGCCGCAAGCGTGCTGGCCACCGTCCACCGCGACGCGAGCAACTGGAGCGCCGAGGAAGCCGAAGCCTTCAAGGCCCCGATCCGCCAGAAATACGAGGACGAAGGCAACCCGTATTACGCCGCCGCCCGCCTATGGGACGACGGCGTGATCGACCCGGCGCAAACCCGCGACGTCCTGGGCCTGGCGCTGGCCGCGTGCCTCAACGCCCCAATCCCCGAGACGCCAAAATTCGGCGTGTTCCGCATGTGA
- a CDS encoding GIY-YIG nuclease family protein: protein MKQPCVYILASKRMGTLYIGVTSDLLARLWQHRSGTVPGFTAQHGVHRLVFYEMFADMPTAIAREKQLKRWHREWKINLIERDNPDWRDLAVALGMEPLGQ, encoded by the coding sequence ATGAAGCAGCCGTGCGTCTACATTCTGGCAAGCAAGCGGATGGGGACGCTCTACATCGGTGTGACGAGCGACTTGCTGGCGCGGCTTTGGCAGCATCGCAGCGGGACGGTGCCAGGATTTACCGCGCAGCATGGCGTGCATCGGCTGGTGTTCTATGAGATGTTTGCTGACATGCCGACGGCAATTGCGCGGGAGAAGCAGCTCAAGCGGTGGCATCGTGAGTGGAAGATCAATCTGATCGAGCGAGACAATCCTGATTGGCGGGATCTGGCGGTTGCGTTGGGAATGGAGCCGCTGGGGCAGTGA
- a CDS encoding nuclear transport factor 2 family protein translates to MILPLLLALQTTPVAPIERGTALPPPASEEGQVLAPVQRLFDALAARNPQAILAEVRPDGRATAVDEKPDGTRAITTNDWPSFAQRLATPGPRLNERLTGTPAVEIDGDIAMVWSGYTFTIDGKLSHCGTDHVGLIRENNRWKILNLTWTKRTTGCAQ, encoded by the coding sequence ATGATCCTCCCCCTCCTCCTCGCCCTCCAGACCACCCCGGTCGCCCCAATCGAGCGCGGCACCGCCCTCCCCCCGCCCGCCTCGGAAGAAGGCCAAGTCCTCGCCCCCGTCCAGCGCCTCTTTGACGCGCTCGCCGCTAGGAACCCGCAAGCGATCCTCGCCGAGGTCCGCCCCGACGGTCGCGCCACCGCCGTCGACGAGAAGCCCGACGGCACCCGCGCCATCACCACCAACGACTGGCCCAGCTTCGCGCAACGCCTCGCCACCCCCGGCCCGCGCCTGAACGAGCGCCTCACCGGCACCCCCGCGGTCGAGATCGACGGCGACATCGCGATGGTCTGGTCCGGCTACACCTTCACCATCGACGGCAAGCTCAGCCACTGCGGCACCGACCACGTGGGTCTGATCCGCGAGAACAACCGCTGGAAAATCCTCAACCTCACCTGGACGAAGCGCACCACCGGCTGCGCGCAATGA
- a CDS encoding acetyl/propionyl/methylcrotonyl-CoA carboxylase subunit alpha, with the protein MIQSLLIANRGEIACRIIRTARALGIRTIAVYSDADANALHVRQADQAIHIGPSPARESYLLGDRIIAAARETGAEAIHPGYGFLSENADFAQSVIDAGLIWVGPRPTSIRAMGLKDAAKQRMIAAGVPVTPGYLGDDQSPDRLQAEADAIGYPVLIKAVAGGGGKGMRRVDDAPDFADALLSCRREAASSFGDDRVLIEKYILAPRHIEVQVFGDTNGNVVHLFERDCSLQRRHQKVIEEAPAPGMDEATRAAVCAAAVKAAQAVDYVGAGTIEFIADASEGLRADRIWFMEMNTRLQVEHPVTEAITGQDLVEWQLRVASGEPLPLRQDELSITGWAMEARLYAEDPAKGFLPSIGRLDALDLGDAVRVDTGVEQGAEISPYYDPMIAKLIAHGDTRDEARELLADALDEAVIWPVRTNAGFLVEALDHPDFAAGNIDTGLIAREGEALMPPPHPSEEALIDAAATLVPDTGISGFRLSAPNRREGMFLLAGEPVSIDFTDAEPMQIAEPLDSVLITEGGQTWQLAPYRAGGAGAGPAADGAILSPMPGRIIAVDVAAGDAVTKGQKLVTLEAMKMEHSLVAPFDGTIAALNALAGGQVTEGTLLVKVERQE; encoded by the coding sequence ATGATCCAGTCGCTACTCATCGCCAATCGCGGCGAGATCGCGTGCCGCATCATCCGCACCGCGCGCGCGCTCGGCATCCGCACGATCGCGGTCTATTCGGACGCTGACGCCAACGCGCTCCACGTCCGCCAGGCCGATCAGGCGATCCACATCGGCCCCTCCCCCGCCCGCGAAAGCTACCTCCTCGGTGACCGCATCATCGCCGCCGCGCGCGAGACCGGCGCCGAGGCGATCCACCCCGGCTACGGCTTCCTCAGCGAAAACGCCGATTTCGCGCAGAGCGTGATCGACGCCGGCCTCATCTGGGTCGGCCCGCGCCCCACGAGCATCCGCGCGATGGGCCTGAAGGACGCCGCCAAGCAGCGCATGATCGCCGCCGGCGTCCCCGTCACCCCCGGCTATCTCGGCGACGACCAATCCCCCGATCGCCTCCAAGCCGAGGCCGACGCGATCGGCTACCCGGTGCTCATCAAGGCAGTAGCCGGTGGCGGTGGCAAGGGCATGCGCCGCGTCGACGACGCCCCCGACTTCGCCGATGCGCTGCTATCCTGCCGCCGCGAGGCAGCCTCGTCGTTCGGCGACGATCGCGTACTGATCGAGAAGTACATCCTCGCCCCGCGCCACATCGAAGTGCAGGTGTTCGGCGACACCAACGGCAACGTCGTCCACCTCTTCGAGCGCGACTGCTCGCTCCAGCGCCGCCACCAGAAGGTGATCGAGGAAGCCCCCGCCCCCGGCATGGACGAAGCGACCCGCGCCGCGGTCTGCGCCGCCGCGGTCAAGGCCGCGCAGGCAGTCGACTATGTCGGCGCCGGCACGATCGAATTCATCGCCGACGCCAGCGAGGGCCTCCGCGCCGACCGCATCTGGTTCATGGAAATGAACACCCGCCTCCAGGTCGAGCACCCGGTGACGGAAGCGATCACCGGTCAGGACTTGGTCGAATGGCAGCTCCGCGTCGCCAGCGGCGAACCGCTGCCGCTGCGCCAGGACGAACTGTCGATCACCGGCTGGGCGATGGAGGCCCGCCTCTATGCGGAGGATCCCGCAAAGGGCTTCCTCCCCTCGATCGGTCGCCTAGACGCGTTGGACTTAGGTGATGCCGTCCGCGTCGACACCGGCGTCGAGCAGGGCGCCGAGATCAGCCCCTATTACGATCCGATGATCGCCAAGCTGATCGCCCACGGCGACACCCGCGACGAAGCGCGCGAGCTGCTCGCCGACGCGCTCGACGAAGCCGTGATCTGGCCGGTCCGCACCAACGCCGGCTTCCTCGTCGAAGCGCTCGATCACCCCGACTTCGCCGCCGGCAACATCGATACTGGCCTCATCGCCCGCGAAGGCGAAGCGTTGATGCCGCCGCCGCACCCCAGCGAAGAAGCCCTGATCGACGCCGCCGCCACTTTGGTGCCCGACACCGGAATCTCCGGCTTCCGTCTCAGCGCCCCCAACCGCCGAGAGGGCATGTTCCTGCTCGCCGGCGAACCCGTGTCGATCGACTTCACTGACGCCGAGCCGATGCAGATCGCCGAACCGCTCGACAGCGTGTTGATCACCGAAGGCGGCCAGACTTGGCAACTCGCCCCCTACCGCGCCGGCGGTGCCGGCGCAGGCCCCGCCGCCGACGGCGCGATCCTCTCCCCGATGCCCGGCCGCATCATCGCCGTCGACGTCGCGGCGGGTGACGCAGTGACGAAGGGTCAGAAGCTGGTGACGCTCGAAGCGATGAAGATGGAGCACAGCCTGGTCGCCCCATTCGACGGCACGATCGCGGCGCTGAATGCGCTGGCCGGCGGCCAGGTCACCGAAGGCACGCTGCTGGTGAAGGTGGAGCGGCAGGAATAA
- a CDS encoding helicase HerA-like domain-containing protein, with product MTDTIFIGASAGGADRQALNLRRANRHGLIAGATGTGKTVTVQGIIEGFSAAGVPCFVADVKGDLSGLAMPGSPQGKTHATFAERAAAIGDAEWAYADTPVQFWDLYGEQGHPIRTTVSEMGPLMIARLLGLNEVQEGVLDIAFHVADKDGLLLLDLDDLQVMLTHCAERAAELTTTYGNVSKQSIGAIQRSLLQLRGQGGENFFGEPALELTDFIGTDDRGRGIVNILAADKLMAAPKLYATFLLWLLSELFETLPEIGDPDKPTLCFFFDEAHLLFDDAPKALTDKIEQVVRLIRSKGVGVYFITQNPIDIPDTVAGQLNNRIQHKLNAFTPRDQAAVRSAAETFRSNPGVDVATAITELKIGEALVSLLQPDGSPSPVQRTLIKPPASRVAPVSKIERGVIIEIDAVGAKYDTVIDRESAEELLAAKTAEAAAAAAEARADGDEAKAAAVRAKEEARAAKEAERARIAAEKEQANSPWNRAVTTATRAASSSIGRQVANELGKQVFGSGRGRKGSGGLMGTVLRGVLGGLFRGR from the coding sequence ATGACCGACACCATCTTCATCGGCGCGAGTGCGGGCGGGGCGGATCGCCAGGCGCTGAACCTGCGGCGCGCGAACCGGCACGGGCTGATCGCGGGGGCGACCGGCACGGGGAAGACGGTGACGGTGCAGGGGATCATCGAGGGGTTCTCGGCGGCGGGCGTGCCGTGCTTCGTGGCGGACGTTAAGGGCGACCTGTCGGGGCTCGCGATGCCAGGCTCGCCGCAGGGCAAGACGCATGCGACCTTTGCTGAGCGTGCGGCTGCGATCGGGGATGCCGAGTGGGCCTATGCCGATACGCCGGTACAATTCTGGGATCTGTACGGCGAGCAGGGGCATCCGATCCGCACCACCGTGTCGGAGATGGGGCCGCTGATGATCGCGCGGCTTCTCGGGCTCAACGAAGTGCAGGAGGGGGTGCTCGACATCGCCTTCCACGTTGCTGACAAAGATGGGCTGCTGCTGCTCGACCTTGACGATCTTCAGGTGATGCTGACGCATTGCGCCGAGCGTGCGGCCGAGTTGACGACGACATACGGCAACGTCTCAAAGCAATCGATCGGGGCGATCCAGCGGTCGCTGCTCCAGCTGCGCGGGCAGGGGGGCGAGAACTTTTTTGGCGAGCCGGCGCTCGAGCTGACCGACTTCATCGGTACCGACGATCGTGGGCGGGGGATCGTCAACATCCTTGCGGCGGACAAGTTGATGGCGGCCCCCAAGCTGTATGCGACGTTCCTGCTGTGGCTTTTGTCCGAATTGTTCGAGACGCTGCCGGAGATCGGCGATCCCGACAAACCGACGCTGTGCTTCTTCTTCGACGAGGCACATCTGCTGTTCGACGATGCGCCCAAGGCGCTGACCGACAAGATCGAGCAGGTCGTGCGGCTGATCCGATCGAAGGGCGTGGGCGTATATTTCATCACGCAGAACCCGATCGACATTCCCGACACGGTCGCGGGGCAGCTCAACAATCGGATCCAGCACAAGCTGAACGCCTTCACGCCGCGCGATCAGGCGGCGGTGCGGAGTGCGGCAGAGACGTTTCGCTCCAACCCGGGCGTGGATGTGGCGACCGCGATTACCGAGCTGAAGATCGGCGAGGCGCTGGTGTCGTTGTTGCAGCCCGATGGATCACCGTCGCCGGTGCAGCGGACGTTGATCAAGCCGCCCGCCAGCCGGGTGGCGCCGGTGAGCAAGATCGAGCGCGGGGTGATTATCGAGATCGATGCGGTCGGGGCGAAGTACGACACGGTAATCGATCGGGAGTCGGCGGAGGAATTGCTGGCGGCGAAGACTGCGGAGGCGGCGGCTGCTGCGGCTGAGGCTCGCGCTGATGGGGACGAGGCGAAGGCGGCGGCGGTTCGGGCGAAGGAGGAGGCGCGCGCCGCCAAGGAAGCGGAGCGGGCGCGGATCGCGGCTGAGAAGGAGCAGGCGAATTCGCCGTGGAACCGGGCGGTGACGACGGCGACGCGGGCGGCGAGTTCGTCGATCGGGCGGCAAGTGGCGAACGAACTGGGGAAGCAGGTGTTCGGGAGCGGGCGGGGGCGCAAGGGTTCGGGTGGGTTGATGGGGACGGTGTTGCGGGGGGTGCTGGGCGGGTTATTTCGGGGGCGGTGA
- a CDS encoding Do family serine endopeptidase yields the protein MRYAYALTGALLLGGTAASLALQNPATAQTAQNEPGSMEASAPRPGAPMSFADMVSKLQPAVVNISTDQRVTVAQPANPFQGTPFADLFGQFGNRGQGGAAPGAPPVTREAQSLGSGFIISADGYVVTNNHVVAPGNRQATVEAIRVTLPDRKEYVAKLVGRDAASDLALLKITAPGPLPFVKFGDSTGARVGDWVVAIGNPFGLGGTVTAGIVSAVHRVTGQGANDRFIQTDASINQGNSGGPMFNLKGEVIGINSQIFSQSGGNIGIGFAIPAEDAKPIIDTLMKGQTVQRGYIGVSIQPLNDDIAAALNLPKNSGEIIARAEPGGPAAKAGVRAGDVVTKVNGKQVTPDTTLSYLVASVPPGQQARLDIIRDGRPTNVTVTTATRPPEEQLAQVAGDDDSFSTDDDAAPGTPAANGIGVTVQPLTPAIARSVGVDSTVQGVVIAAVDPSFDAGQKLRRGDVIVSVNSIPARAAADVQRGVAAAKAAGRPQVLLSVVRGRNPPVFIAVRIK from the coding sequence GTGCGTTATGCCTATGCGCTGACAGGCGCTCTACTTCTTGGCGGCACTGCCGCTTCGCTGGCGTTGCAGAATCCGGCTACTGCGCAGACCGCGCAGAACGAGCCCGGCTCGATGGAGGCCTCGGCCCCGCGCCCCGGTGCGCCGATGAGCTTCGCCGACATGGTGTCCAAACTTCAGCCGGCGGTGGTGAATATCTCGACCGACCAGCGCGTGACGGTCGCGCAGCCGGCGAACCCGTTCCAGGGCACGCCGTTCGCCGATCTGTTTGGGCAGTTCGGCAATCGCGGCCAGGGCGGCGCCGCGCCGGGCGCCCCACCGGTGACGCGCGAGGCGCAATCGCTGGGATCGGGCTTCATCATCTCGGCGGACGGTTATGTCGTCACCAACAACCATGTTGTCGCGCCGGGCAATCGTCAGGCGACGGTCGAGGCGATCCGCGTCACGCTGCCTGATCGCAAGGAATATGTCGCGAAGCTCGTCGGGCGTGATGCGGCGTCGGATCTCGCACTGTTGAAGATTACCGCTCCGGGCCCGCTGCCATTCGTCAAGTTCGGCGATTCGACGGGCGCTCGGGTTGGTGACTGGGTGGTCGCGATCGGCAATCCATTCGGCCTTGGTGGGACGGTGACCGCGGGAATCGTGTCGGCGGTGCACCGCGTGACCGGGCAGGGCGCGAACGATCGCTTCATCCAGACCGACGCCTCGATCAACCAGGGCAATTCGGGTGGCCCGATGTTCAACCTGAAGGGCGAAGTGATCGGCATCAACAGCCAGATCTTCTCGCAATCGGGCGGCAACATCGGGATCGGCTTCGCCATTCCAGCGGAAGACGCCAAGCCGATCATCGATACGCTGATGAAGGGCCAGACGGTCCAGCGTGGCTATATCGGCGTCAGCATCCAGCCGCTGAACGACGACATTGCCGCAGCGCTGAACCTGCCGAAGAATTCGGGCGAGATCATCGCGCGCGCCGAGCCGGGCGGCCCTGCTGCGAAGGCTGGCGTACGTGCCGGTGACGTCGTGACGAAGGTGAACGGCAAGCAGGTCACGCCCGATACGACGCTGTCGTATCTCGTTGCCAGCGTGCCGCCCGGGCAGCAGGCGCGGCTTGACATCATCCGTGACGGCCGGCCGACCAACGTGACGGTGACCACCGCCACACGGCCACCTGAGGAGCAGCTGGCGCAGGTCGCCGGCGACGACGACAGCTTCTCGACCGACGACGATGCCGCGCCGGGTACACCTGCCGCAAACGGCATCGGCGTGACGGTGCAGCCGCTGACGCCGGCAATCGCGCGCTCGGTCGGCGTTGATTCGACCGTTCAGGGTGTCGTGATCGCGGCGGTCGATCCGTCGTTCGATGCGGGGCAGAAGCTGCGTCGCGGCGACGTGATCGTGTCGGTGAATTCGATTCCAGCCCGCGCGGCGGCGGACGTGCAGCGTGGTGTCGCGGCGGCAAAGGCCGCGGGTCGACCGCAGGTGCTGCTGTCGGTGGTGCGTGGGCGCAACCCACCGGTCTTCATCGCGGTGCGGATCAAGTAA
- the hflC gene encoding protease modulator HflC, whose translation MNPVMRNPVAIGFAALGAVIVAAATFAIVPETKQAVVLRLSNPVGEPVNQYVPGQVIGRTGAGLIARIPFIDKIVWVDKRVLDADLDNTLVLSTDQLRLNVDAFARFRIVDPLRAVTSTGSTSNTEERVADQLRPLLGTALRNELGKVPFSVLLSPERGRVMDSIQASLQRDARQYGVTIVDVRIKHAELPDGSPLESALQRMRTARQQEANTIRAQGQKQAQIVRAEADATAAKVYAEAFSKDAGFYDFYRAMQSYRTTFGADGGPAPGGSTSIIMGRDNAYLNQFNNR comes from the coding sequence ATGAACCCGGTGATGCGTAACCCTGTCGCGATCGGATTCGCGGCGCTCGGCGCGGTGATCGTCGCCGCGGCCACCTTCGCGATCGTGCCGGAGACGAAGCAAGCGGTTGTGCTGCGGCTGAGCAATCCGGTCGGCGAGCCGGTGAACCAATATGTGCCGGGCCAGGTAATCGGGCGCACCGGCGCAGGTCTGATCGCGCGCATCCCGTTCATCGACAAGATCGTGTGGGTCGACAAGCGCGTGCTCGACGCCGATCTCGACAATACGCTGGTGCTATCGACGGATCAGCTGCGGCTAAACGTCGATGCATTTGCGCGCTTCCGGATCGTCGATCCGCTGCGTGCCGTGACGTCGACCGGCAGCACCTCGAATACCGAGGAGCGTGTGGCGGACCAGTTGCGTCCGTTGCTCGGCACGGCGCTGCGCAATGAGCTGGGCAAGGTGCCATTCTCGGTGCTGCTGAGTCCGGAGCGCGGCAGGGTGATGGATTCGATCCAGGCGTCGTTGCAGCGCGACGCGCGGCAATATGGCGTGACGATCGTCGATGTGCGGATCAAGCACGCCGAGCTTCCCGATGGCAGCCCGCTCGAAAGCGCGCTGCAGCGGATGCGCACCGCGCGCCAGCAGGAGGCGAATACGATCCGCGCGCAAGGCCAGAAGCAAGCGCAGATCGTGCGTGCCGAAGCCGATGCGACCGCCGCGAAAGTATATGCCGAGGCGTTCAGCAAGGATGCCGGCTTCTATGACTTCTATCGTGCGATGCAGTCCTACCGGACCACCTTCGGTGCGGACGGCGGCCCGGCCCCGGGCGGTTCGACCAGCATCATCATGGGTCGCGACAATGCGTATCTGAATCAATTCAATAACCGCTGA